One Kribbella sp. NBC_00662 genomic region harbors:
- a CDS encoding arsenate reductase ArsC has protein sequence MSRPSVLFVCVHNAGRSQMAAGWLRHLAGDAIVVRSAGSEPADQINPVAVQAMQEVGIDITGTTPQLLSTEAVQDSDVVVTMGCGDACPFFPGKRYEDWKLTDPAGQPIEVVREVRDEIRAHVEKLITELKAS, from the coding sequence GTGAGTAGACCCAGTGTCTTGTTTGTTTGCGTTCACAACGCGGGGCGTTCGCAGATGGCCGCGGGGTGGCTACGGCACCTTGCCGGCGACGCGATCGTCGTGCGGTCTGCAGGTTCTGAGCCTGCTGATCAGATCAACCCGGTCGCCGTGCAGGCGATGCAGGAGGTCGGCATCGACATCACTGGCACGACACCGCAGCTGTTATCGACCGAGGCTGTGCAGGACAGCGACGTGGTCGTGACGATGGGCTGCGGGGACGCATGTCCGTTCTTCCCCGGCAAGCGCTACGAGGACTGGAAACTCACCGATCCCGCCGGCCAACCGATCGAGGTCGTTCGCGAAGTGCGGGACGAGATCCGCGCCCACGTCGAAAAGCTCATCACGGAACTCAAGGCGAGCTGA
- a CDS encoding aquaporin, whose product MSLWRKALAEGLGTGLLVTVVVGSGIAAASLSPGDAGLRLLENSFATALGLAVLIVALGPVSGAHFNPVVSVVDWWFGRRTGRGLSARALAAYLPAQVGGGIAGAVLANLMYGEPAVTWSTTHRSGGHLYLGETVATAGLILLIFALAWSGRAAIAPLAVGAYIGAAYWFTSSTSFANPAVTIGRAFSDTFAGIAPSSVPGFIAFQILGGIVGAGAVAILYPQADVVTPRTETTAGVSS is encoded by the coding sequence ATGAGCCTGTGGCGCAAAGCGCTGGCAGAAGGGCTCGGGACCGGTCTGCTGGTCACGGTGGTGGTCGGCTCGGGCATCGCGGCAGCGTCACTCTCACCGGGCGACGCCGGTCTGCGACTGCTGGAGAACTCGTTCGCGACCGCGCTAGGGCTCGCCGTCCTGATCGTTGCCCTCGGCCCCGTTTCCGGCGCGCACTTCAACCCCGTCGTCTCGGTCGTCGATTGGTGGTTCGGCCGCCGCACCGGCCGCGGGCTCTCCGCCCGCGCCCTCGCTGCCTATCTGCCTGCCCAGGTCGGCGGGGGTATCGCGGGGGCCGTTCTCGCCAATCTGATGTACGGCGAACCTGCCGTGACCTGGTCGACCACGCATCGGTCGGGCGGCCACCTCTACCTCGGCGAGACCGTTGCCACGGCGGGGCTGATCCTGCTGATCTTCGCGCTCGCCTGGAGCGGCCGTGCTGCGATCGCACCGCTGGCGGTCGGCGCGTATATCGGGGCGGCGTACTGGTTCACGTCGTCGACCTCGTTCGCCAACCCGGCGGTCACTATCGGGCGGGCCTTCAGCGACACCTTCGCCGGGATCGCTCCCAGTTCCGTCCCCGGCTTCATCGCTTTTCAGATCTTGGGCGGCATCGTCGGGGCCGGCGCGGTCGCGATCCTTTATCCGCAAGCCGACGTTGTTACCCCTCGTACCGAAACCACAGCGGGAGTGTCTTCGTGA